In the Myxococcus xanthus genome, GCTCGGCGGGCGTCAAGGAGATCGTCCGCGGACATCCGCTCGGGGGGCGTACGGTCTGAAGGAGCTCCCCTCGCTGGATGGCAGACGCTCACGCGACCGCGACCGTCGTCCTGCAGCTGAGGGCCTCCTGCCACCGAGAGGGTCCTGAAGAGTCAGCCGCGGGTGCCGTCGGTGGCCGATGCGATGGGTGGCAAGTTTCCCGGGCGCTCCCCGCCAGGATGAGCATCGCTGCCGCGCACCATCCGAGCGCACCTTCGATTGGCGCGGCATCGTCACGGACGGCGCGCGGAGCCAGCGCTCAGCCCACCAGCTTCGTCAGGAGCGCAATCCCGCGCGCGGCCTCGGCGAGCGTCGCTGAGCTCGAGGTACACGCGGCCCACCGCGCCGCTGACGCTGCTGCAGTTCTCGGTTCCAATGGAGTCTGTGTCGACGTCGGAATTGGGTATTGGTCGCCCGCGAACTCCAATGTCCGCAATGCCTGCACGAATGCTCCCGCGAACGCGGATTATACGAGCCCAACGGCTGCTCAGGCCACCTGTCCTTGGACGTGCAAGCCCGGGTATCTGCGAGACGGCGCGGGGACGAAGTGCGTGAAGAACGACGCCGTCCAGGTGCTCACGTGCGGGGGGGGCGAGGTCGCAGTTGGAATCCACGGGCAAGAAGGAGCGGGGTTGGATGCGCTCGGGATGCGCTGTGCTCGCTTCAACTCAGGAGAAATCATCGGTACGGCCATGGGCGCTCCCTCGATTGGTGGCACGGGGGGCAATCCCTTCACCCAGGACTGTGCGGAGGGAGAAGTTGTCCAGAAGGTCGCCGGCATCAACGGTTGGGCGGAGGACTCAGCGAATGAAGACTGGTGCAGTAAGAATACCCTCTCGACGATTCAGCTCTCCTGCAGGAATCTCAAGACGGGGAGAATCACGGTGATGCCCACGGTGGGCGGGAAGAACGCTGGCTGCAAGGTGGGCAACCTGCCCGAGTACTCCTTCGGCTGTGGCGCAACTGGCTTCCTCCGCGGACTCGTGGTGGATAGCGCGAACACCTCCCTGTACGTTGGATACGTGCTCGACGAGAGTTGCCTTTAGGCGGACTCCGGCCGCCTTCGCATCCTCCAGAGCCAGATTCCGAGGCCGGCGCCCACGCTTGCCGGCGTCGGGCAGCGTCGTCTCGAAGCGCTTGCCGGCCATGAAGGCCGCGCGGCTTGTGTTCGAGACGGCACGCACTGGCAACTGCGTCAAGTTCAGCTCCCAGGCGATGCGGCCTCGGCAGGCTGCGCTCTGACAGGGGACGGCGAAGGCGTACTCGGGGCCGTAGGTGAGGACGCGCACCTGGGGGAGCGCGTAGAGGCGGTCCCCCTGAAGCACCTGACCCCAATTCACCTTCCCGTCAGTGAAGGCGTAGGGGCCTGCCTCCTGCATTTCCTCCCAGCACGCGGAGAGCAGCTCATCCACCTGTCCGCCACTCTTCGCCAGCTTCCTGTCCGCGAGGACGCGCTCCTCCCGCACTCGCATGCCGCGGATGCGGCCCGTCAGCCCCGGGGGGGCATGAGATATGGAGACTTTTGGGGACAAGCTCTCAGGGGGTGTATATCTCTGCCACCCCGAGGTTCGGGCTGTTGTATCCGGTTGCCAGTACCTTCCCCGAGTGTAGCAACACCACCGCATTGGTGTATCTGAACTTTGGGCTGCCAGTGCGGAACCAGGTGCCTGTTTCCGGGTTGAATACCTCTGCGGTGTTGACGCCACCTGTTACCAATACCATTCCGGAGGGGAGTAGCGTGGCCGAGTGCTCATAGCTTTCTGTTACCAAGCTACCGGTGAAGGCCCAGCTATTTGTTGCTGGGTCGTACAGTTCTGCGGTGCCGGCGCCTGCTACCAGCACCTTGCCTGAGGGGAGCAGTGTGGCTGTATGGAGAAAACGCTCTGCAGAGAGGTTGCCTGTGGATGTCCAAGTACCAGTGTGCGGGTCGTACATCTCGGTCGTGGCGAGAGTGCCGCTCAATGAATTACCGCCTGTTACAAGCACCTTCCCAGGGGGAATCAGGGTGGCCGTGTGAGCACTTCGGCTCGCGGAGAGACTGCCAGTAGTGGTCCAGGTTCCAGTGTGCGGGTCGTACAATTCTGCCGAGGCGAGGTTCGTTGTGCCGAGAACGCCGCCTGTCACCAGGACTTTGCCTGAGGGGAGCAGGGTGGCTGTGTGGTAGATACGGCCAGAGGCCATGCTTTCGATAGAGGTCCAGATGCCTGTGTCTGGGTCATACACTTCTGCCGTGGCGAGGTACCCAGGGGTATTTCCCTGGCCGCCTGTCACCAGGACCTTTCCAGAGGAAAGCAGCGTGGCGGTGTGAGTGCTTCGGCCCGCGGAGAGATTGCCAGTGGAAGTCCAGATGCCTGTGGTCGGGTCGTACAATTCCGCCGTGGCGAAGTGCTTTTCGCCACTCCCGTAGCCACCTGCAACAAGTACCTTGCCCGAAGTGAGCAGCGTGGCCGTGTGCTCAATGCGACCCGTGGAGGGGTTGCCGGTGGAGCCCCAGGTGCCTGTCCCCGGATTGTAAACCTCTGCTGTCACAAGGTCGTTTCTGCCGCCTGCCATCAGCACCTTGCCCGAGGGCAGCAATGTGGCTGTAGCCTGATTGCGGCCCACCGAGAGGCTACTCGTTGCGGTCCAGGTGCCTGGGGTCGGGTCGTAGACTTCTGCGGTCGTTCGGTATCCGCCCTTGCCGGAGCCGCCTGCCACCAGCACTTTGCCCGAGGGTAGGAGCGTGGCCGTATGGAAGTTTCGCTCAGTGGAGAGGCTTCCAGTGGAGGCCCAGGTGCCTGTGTTCGGCTCATACACTTCTGATGTGGCGAGGGTTCCGCCAATGCCATAGCCGCCTGTTACCAGTACCTTGCCAGAGGGAAGCAGCGTAGCTGTGTGCTCGCGTCGGCTCGCAGAGAGGCTGCCGGTGGAGGTCCAGGTATTATTGTATGGGTCGTAGAGTTCCGTTGTGGCGAGGAGTTCGTTATTGAGAGTCCCTCCTGTTGCCAGGACCTTGCCTGAGGGGAGAAGTGTGGCAGTGTGGAGGAGCCGGCCCGAGGTCATGCTTGCGGCGGAGGCCCAGGTGCCTGTGGTCGGGTCGTAGAGTTCAGCCGTGGCAAGGGGGCCGCTGTTGGCATTGCCGCCTGTGATCAGGACTTTTCCGGAGGCAAGTAGCGTGGCCGAGTGGCGGCCTCGGCCCACGGAGAGATTGCCAGTAGCAGTCCAGGTGCCGGCGAACGGGTCGTACACCTCCGCCGTGGCGAGGAATCCAGTGCTTCCGTAGCCACCTGCGACCAGTACCTTGCCCGAAGGGAGCAGCGTGGCCGTGTGACCTCTGCGACCCATGGAAAGGTTGACGGTAGCTGCCCAGGTGTCTGTCACCGGGTCGTAAATCTCAGGCGGGACTGTGTACCCCTGGGTCGCCCCGTATCCTCCTGCCACGAGTACCTTGCCCGAGCGTAGAAGTGTGGCCGTGAATTCAGAGCGGCCTTCACTCATGCTGCCGGTTGGTTCCCATGTCGGGCAATCCGGGATGCCAATGGCGGAGAACTGGGCCGAGGCAGATAGTTTGAAATCATTGCTCGCGGTGATTGTGAAGGAGGCAGTGACTCCCGAGGCCAGGCACGCAGGGGCTCGCCAAGTGACATGGCTCGTGCTGGAGGTTTCCTGGGCGGAGCTCAAGGTGCCGACGTTCGCGAACCAATCAAAACTGAGCGTGCTGCCCTGCGGATCCACTGCGGAGACGTGGAAGTCTAGCTGGCCTCCTCCTTCCACATATGAAGAGTGTCTGGGGACCTCGATGAGTTGAGGCGGATTCGGCTCAACCGCCTTGGGTGGGTCACATCGCTCAGGGTTGCGTCGGCAGAAATCGCTCTTCTCTTGCTCGAAGTCTATACAGCCGGAGAAGAGGGGCAGGAGAGCGCCCAGTGCTATGCAGTAGCGGAGGATTGTGCTCATGGCCATCGCCCAATCATGAATGCAGATGTCCCATCCGTCGTCACACTGACTCCCGGCCTGTCCGGTACCGAGGGACTTCCTAACAGGTACATGCCAATGGAGACGCCCATCCCCACCACGCCAGCGCTGGCAAGCCCCAAGCCCACCGTCTGGAGGGTGCTCCCGCGAGACGCGCTGCGATTTGCGTCTTGGAGAGTCCCTAGGCGTGCATCGTTGTTTCGAAGACGGGAGCGCTCGCTCCAGGCTTGCGAATAGGCGACTCCACCACCGACCAGCAGTGCGCCTCCTACTACTGCAGGGATCCAAGCTCGGCTGCGCATGGTGCTACGCTCGGATGCCTGAGTGATTAGGGGGACAGACTTATCTGCAACTGTAGGTGTGGCTTGGGGCGCTGACACAGTTAGTGGCGTGGGATGTATTTCCGCGACAGGGCCAGATACCGGCACGTCGTCGGCAGGCCGCTCATTGGCGGGGGGCGGCACTCTCCCACGAGGCTCCACCGTTGCGATGCGGCGGTGCCTCTCTAATTCGCGTTTCACCTGCTTCCGAATGTCCTCGAACCTTCGCTCTACTTTGGGCGACGCCTTTTCGGGTAGCTTTGAGTCCGGCCTGAGGACGAGAGCCGCCTTGAAGGCTGCATCGGCTGCATCGTTCCTCAGAAGGTCCGCTAAGATGATGCCTTCATAGAGTGAGAGAAGCACGCTGTCCTCTTCTTGGATGGTGAGGCTGCGGGCTTGGGTGAGCTGTGCGAGTGCCTGCTCGTACTCGAGGTTGTCATAGTGGCGCCGTGCGGAGAGGAGGTAGGTTTGCACCTCGTCCCGTTCCTGTGCGTGCCCATGAAGGGGGCCAAGTACGCAGCAACTGAAGAGCATCGCTGCGAGGACACCCCTTCCTCGCGCGGTCCTCCATGTCCTATACCTGATGAAAAGTACTTCACTGGACACGTATGGTCCTCCGTTCTTGCTGCAGCGCGGCCTTCCCGCATTGCCAGGGCTTTGCGCTGACTCCCTTGAAGGCTACGTCAAGCAGAATGTAAATGGAGGGGTATTTTCAGTCTTGGGCAGAATTCTTCACCGCGACCTTGAGCCCTGCCTGGCAAGGCTGGCTCGAGCCACTGCGCAGGGCTGTGAGCATCACTCGCTTCGGTGGACAGGTTGGCTACGCTGCCTGCCTTCGCAACTCAGCCGTTCGCTCGTATTCCACAGGGCTGATGTAGCCGAGTGAGGAGTGACGGCGCTTCCGGTTGTAGAACACCTCAATGAAATCGAATAGCGCTCGTCGAGCCTCTTCTCGCGTCAGGAAGCGGCGCGTGTGGACGAGCTCCATCTTCAAGCTGCTGAAGAAGCTTTCGACGACGGCGTTGTCCCAGCAATTGCCCTTGCGGCTCATCGAGCAGGTGACTCCGTGCTCTGCCAGCCGCTCCCGGTAGTCCTCGCTGGCGTATTGCTCGGATTCAAGCGGTCGTCGCAACGCCGTTTGGTTGAAGTAAGTATAGATAAGAGTTGAGAGCCTCGGCAGGTGTTTTCCAGCCAAGCGTCTTGCGTGGCCGGCTGTTGAGGGCAAGGGCGACAGTGGCCAGCTCCGCACGAGAGTAACGGGACAGGTCCGTCCCTTTCGGGAAGTACTGACGGAGCAGTCCGTTGGTGTGCTCGTTCGTGCCTCGCTGCCATGGACTGTGCGGGTCACAGAAGTAGATGGCCAAGCCCGTGTCGGCGCGCAGGAGGGCTACTGGCAGAGAGGCCTTCTCCACGTGGATGAAGCGGACCTTCACTTCATCTCCTTCGCGAAGAAGGCCGCCGCGTTTTTAGTAGCTCTTTCTCCATTTCCAGCTGCCGCAGGCGTTTGCGCAACTGGGAGAGTTCCGCCCGCTCCTCGCTGGTGAGGGCGCCCGGCTTGCCTTGCCCCCGGTCCGTCCGGGCCTGCTCCACCCACCGGCGGAAGGCCGTCTCCGTCAGGTCCAAGTCCCTCGCCACCTCCGCGATGGACTTGCCCTCCTCCAGCACCAACTTCACCGCCCCGGACTTGAACTCAGGGAGGAAGCTACGTCGTTGCCGCCTCTTTTTCTCGCGCTCCGACATCGAACACCCTTCCATCACATCGGGGGTGTCCACGGAATCGGGTGACGCTCAACAGGCCCCATCACTCTGATGCGTTGGGTGAGCCAGAAAACGTGGGCCGGGAGTATACGGGGCCGCCCCGCTCTAGGAGGATTCGGCTCCCTGCTCCCGGCGGGCGGGGCCGGGCGTCTCAGCGCGCGCGCCGGTAGTGCATGGCGACCGCGCCGCTGCGGAGCGGCTTCGCCGAGAGCAGCTCGAGCCGTCGCGTGCTGGGCAGCCCGCTCTGGTACAGGGTCGGGCCGTGGCCGGCGATCCTGGGGTGGACGAGGAACTTGTACTCGTCGATCAGATC is a window encoding:
- a CDS encoding Kelch repeat-containing protein, which gives rise to MSTILRYCIALGALLPLFSGCIDFEQEKSDFCRRNPERCDPPKAVEPNPPQLIEVPRHSSYVEGGGQLDFHVSAVDPQGSTLSFDWFANVGTLSSAQETSSTSHVTWRAPACLASGVTASFTITASNDFKLSASAQFSAIGIPDCPTWEPTGSMSEGRSEFTATLLRSGKVLVAGGYGATQGYTVPPEIYDPVTDTWAATVNLSMGRRGHTATLLPSGKVLVAGGYGSTGFLATAEVYDPFAGTWTATGNLSVGRGRHSATLLASGKVLITGGNANSGPLATAELYDPTTGTWASAASMTSGRLLHTATLLPSGKVLATGGTLNNELLATTELYDPYNNTWTSTGSLSASRREHTATLLPSGKVLVTGGYGIGGTLATSEVYEPNTGTWASTGSLSTERNFHTATLLPSGKVLVAGGSGKGGYRTTAEVYDPTPGTWTATSSLSVGRNQATATLLPSGKVLMAGGRNDLVTAEVYNPGTGTWGSTGNPSTGRIEHTATLLTSGKVLVAGGYGSGEKHFATAELYDPTTGIWTSTGNLSAGRSTHTATLLSSGKVLVTGGQGNTPGYLATAEVYDPDTGIWTSIESMASGRIYHTATLLPSGKVLVTGGVLGTTNLASAELYDPHTGTWTTTGSLSASRSAHTATLIPPGKVLVTGGNSLSGTLATTEMYDPHTGTWTSTGNLSAERFLHTATLLPSGKVLVAGAGTAELYDPATNSWAFTGSLVTESYEHSATLLPSGMVLVTGGVNTAEVFNPETGTWFRTGSPKFRYTNAVVLLHSGKVLATGYNSPNLGVAEIYTP
- a CDS encoding transposase, which encodes MKLVLEEGKSIAEVARDLDLTETAFRRWVEQARTDRGQGKPGALTSEERAELSQLRKRLRQLEMEKELLKTRRPSSRRR